In a genomic window of Muntiacus reevesi chromosome 1, mMunRee1.1, whole genome shotgun sequence:
- the LOC136157621 gene encoding olfactory receptor 2W3 — translation MDVTNESTRGNFILLGFSDRPHLERILFVVILIAYLLTLVGNTTIILVSRLDPHLHTPMYFFLTHLSFLDLSFTTSSIPQLLYNLSGRDKTISYTGCAIQLFLFLGLGGVECLLLAVMAYDRFVAVCKPLHYMVIMNPRLCLGLVLMAWGCGVANSLAMSPVTLRLPRCGRHSVDHFLCEMPALIRMACVNTDAIEGTVFVLAVGIVLSPLVFILVSYAYIVRAVLHIQSASGRQKAFNTCGSHLTVVSLFYGNIIYMYMQPGNSSSQDQGKFLTLFYNIVTPLLNPLIYTLRNKEVKGALRRLLLHNRDKKGVRVKSPDRHL, via the coding sequence ATGGATGTAACCAATGAGAGCACCCGGGGAAATTTCATCCTTTTGGGGTTTTCTGATCGGCCCCATCTGGAGAGGATCCTCTTTGTGGTTATCTTGATCGCCTATCTCCTGACCCTTGTGGGCAACACCACCATCATCCTGGTGTCTCGGCTGGACCCTCACCTCCAcactcccatgtacttcttcctcaccCATCTCTCTTTCCTGGACCTTAGTTTCACCACCAGCTCCATCCCTCAGCTTCTGTATAACCTGAGTGGACGTGACAAGACCATCAGCTACACAGGCTGTGCCATCCAGCTCTTCCTATTCCTGGGTCTGGGTGGTGTGGAATGTCTGCTCCTGGCAGTCATGGCGTACGACCGGTTTGTTGCAGTCTGCAAGCCCCTGCATTACATGGTGATCATGAACCCCCGGCTGTGCCTAGGCCTGGTGCTGATGGCCTGGGGCTGTGGGGTGGCCAACTCCTTGGCCATGTCCCCAGTCACCCTACGCCTCCCCCGCTGTGGGCGTCACAGTGTGGACCACTTCCTGTGTGAGATGCCTGCGCTGATACGAATGGCCTGTGTGAACACAGATGCCATTGAGGGCACCGTCTTTGTCCTGGCAGTGGGCATTGTACTCTCACCCCTTGTGTTTATCCTGGTCTCCTATGCTTACATCGTGAGGGCTGTGTTACACATTCAGTCAGCGTCAGGCAGGCAAAAGGCCTTCAACACCTGTGGCTCCCATCTCACAGTGGTCTCACTTTTCTACGGAAACATCATTTACATGTACATGCAACCTGGAAACAGCTCCTCCCAGGATCAAGGCAAGTTCCTCACCCTCTTCTACAACATTGTCACCCCACTCCTGAATCCCCTGATCTACACCCTCAGAAACAAAGAGGTGAAGGGGGCATTGAGGAGGTTGTTGCTGCATAACAGAGATAAGAAAGGAGTAAGAGTGAAAAGCCCAGACAGGCACCTCTAG